The Populus nigra chromosome 4, ddPopNigr1.1, whole genome shotgun sequence genome contains the following window.
CATGGCCTTGTTATCAGAGGCAGTTTTCAGCTTGGGACCAACGTAAAAGGAAATTTAGCTTATGATCCTATGGGGTTGTCTATAGGGATCCGGGCCTCGGAAAAGCCATGGTAGTGACAATCTTGGTTGGCAGATGTCAAGATGAAGCTTGAAATTATGGGGATGCGGAAGGACCACCGCTCCCCATAAGACCATCCAAAAGAGATCTCATGCGCTCCATGTTCCGGAAAGGATACATTGCTTTCTAGTCATGTGATCGCAGACCATATCAGGCCCACAGATAGTTGTAAGAACCCTATCAAGCTCTAATGGCTAAGAATGCAAGTAACCAGCAATATTAGTCATTAGTTAGTTCCATGGAGCTTTTCATGCACGCGATTCAAACCTCGATAATAACAGTAACGTTTCACTAATTTCAtcttaattgttttcttatatgTACGAACAAGcaatttaaaaaaggaaaaaataatgatcaattATGGTTGGTGCTTCTAGGAGGCAAACGGTTCACACAGCACACTTGGtaacattaataaatcaaatgaaaggTGTAGCTCGCCACATATCAACTACTATAATACTGTTAAAGCATATTTATCGTCTGCTGTACGTGTTTCCAGTAATCATAAGAGTTAGTAATGTTTTAACCTGCTGCAGTACTTGTTAATACCagtgaattaattcataaatataaacaatatgGAATGCTTGCTGCATGAAAATTATTCAAAGAATCAAGACGCATAGTAAAAGAACAGAATTTTGCCCTTCGACAGCACCGTGGCAACAGGAATCAACAGTGGAACAAAAAATCTGGCTGTATGTTCACAACATACATTGCACaacacaataatattattagaacATGCAAATTAATCTTGTAATGCAAAACAGTCCAAGAATAAAGACCATGCAAATCCTATTTCAGGATTTCAAAAATGTCTGAATGCGAATACCTTGTTTACTATTAACTTTTTCACAATATAATTCTTACTTTTGttcttaatcttttattttgcgCGTCATTTTGAACCCAAATTAATTAGTTCCTAGTTACATATTTTCTAAAGAGAGGGGAATGAAATAAAAGATAGAGGATTGAACTGAAAAAAACAGGTAAATCAGGGGGTGAGTTTGAAATTTGTTGTGgaagtttatttttatctcttttttttttttagatattaggtTACCGAtcctgtaatttttaaaaatcttattttaatatccaaattcaatttgattatttttaatgctttaaaactatattcttttttaaaatgtaggGTTTTTTAGATCAGCTTGCATAAACTAGATTAATTCCTTATAGCCCAAAACTAGTTTTTATACAGggttatagtttttatataggGTTAAGTCCTGCAGCTCGTGACCCCAGGATATTTGATGCCAGAGAAATTCgaaatttaaaacatgattgTACCATTTTATCAAACGAATCACCTGActaggattattatttttttttaatgtgaaattaaAGGAAACAGGAAGGAATGTGATGCAAGAACTAAAACAAACCTCATCAAGAGATATAACCTGGACCCAAGCATACATTAGGCCCCCCGATTGATCAATCTCTGATGACTTTCGTATCTAATTGCCCGACTGTCAAGCAACGATGTTGAGAACACTCATGCATTCACCTACACGCACAATTAAGCTATGCTTGCTACAAGGGATGGATTGGATAAAGTGAAAAGATGAAGAGGAGaaaggataaattaattttaaaaaaattaattttatttttaatatttttaaattataaatccgttttgatgtgttgtgttgatatcaaaaataaatttaaaaattatgtttaatctTCCAATCTTCCAGGTAATCATCACCCACATTATTTGGGCACCATAAAACCAACAAGAACGGACACTGGAATCTTCCCTTTCCATTTTGCCATCAGAATAAAATTAGTTGCATCTCAAAAAatacactcttttttttattcatttctatttttaaataacaaacgTATAGGAATGTAAACCTACATAAGTCATGAAACCATATTACATACATATCTCAATACAATTACTCATGTTAAACTTAACCGTGCGGTCCTGCTCTTGGAAGACTCCAAAGATGAATTGGAACACTGGAGGGAATAACAATGAAACAGCAGCCGCGACAGAAAAAATTCATGATGCTGTAGAATAATGGATATCACAATGATTATGAATTCTCAGAAAGGAGACATAGCATACCATAGAACAAAATTCAGGCTTCTGGATTATGATCCTGAAACCCAACATGGAAGGTTACTTCGCCCCAGGATGCCATTTTATGCCGCATCCAACACTGTTTGGCAACAAGAATCCATCACTTTGGGCATCCTATTACAGAAAGAGAACTTAAAGACAtctaagaaagaagaaaaacaagaaaccaTATACCTGGGTTTCTGAACTGGTGATACTGGTTGGCCACTAAGAACACAGTCAATTGCAAGACTTAAGTCCCTGAACCAAATTATTAACAAgtgattcaaaacataaataccTTTATCTTCTTTGAAATTGCAAGATTACATAACATCAGTTCAAATGGAATTTGTAACTAAAGAAGCCAACCTTCCAGTGATAGGCACATTATTACTGGGTCTGGAATCATCATATTGGCCATGATACACCAGCTCAAATGGTCTCCGTCCATCCTatggaattaaattaatttagtacCACTCTTAGGTGCACTGTGATGTTGGGTGCTTATGGCTCAATTCACAATGACATGACATTCCTGAATAGAAAGTTACGTTTTAAGGGTGTTGAGTGgtagagaaaaacaagagcatGTAATCATGTGACATGCTTGAAAGGCCCACGTAAAACAATTACTGAAGGTTGTGAGTACCTTTTTAAATAGGAAGAACTCTGGTGTACAAACTGCTCCAAAGTCTCGAGCTACTTCTTGCAACTGCAGTCAAGCAATTTCAACCAGATAAGTAATACATTTgttccaaaacaataaaataagttaCATGTTTAGGGGATGTTTGAGAGTATGATAGTGGTTGCTTTTCGctcgaaaatacatcaaaataatgttttttcattttttaaaaatcatttttgatattaacacattaaaacgatccaacaacaaaaacaaaattgagcaaaaaacaattcaatattttaaaaaacacggttTTAACTGTGTTcccaaaaaaatacttaatttatgACATAATATTATTGCATCTACGTGAATATTAGAATTTCGATCCGCCGCATTCTCTCTTTTGTAAGAATATACATTCTTGCATTTGTAATATTCATAgacttgtattttgtttttctctttcttttttttaaaaaacctggAGCCAGTAGTTTATTACTCAGGGATATTTCAAAACTTAATAATGACTAACTCTGTTCAACTATTGACAGAACGTAGAAGCTTTGCAACTCAATCAAAGAAAACGGAAAAAATAACTCAATACCATATCCTATGGGCTGGCTTTCATCCATCATCACCATCcaattaattatgataaataaacaaaaacaaaagctctGTCACAAATGTCCAATTCACCTCTTGTAATTGTGCATTCATTTCTTCTTTAGTCTCTCTTGGGAGAAACAAGAGCTGCCTACGAAAATACTATGAAACAATAGCATGCATAGTTGCTGCTGGCTACGTGAAggcataaaataatttcatgaaaagttGCTTTACCTTTTATCCGTTTTAATCTCACTCCTTTGAAACAAACaggaaatagaaataaaaaaacagaagtgGAGTAGAAAAACTCAATAGTGTGGATCAGGTTGAGACAAGCATTAGCATACCTCATCATATAAATAAGGGAAAGGGTAATTAAGTATTTTGGCGTCCTCTGCCATCAACTCTGGTCCATCCTGTGAAGAACAATTACATTTTGGGTAAATCATACCACAACTTCAACACAGCTCTGATCTGAAAGAATGGGGTTTATTAGGACCTGTGGATGAGTAGCTACTGAGTTTGAAGATATAGCTACAACTGCAAGTCCTTTCTGTAGCAGAACATAAATGGACTTCAATATGGTGTTTCTATAATCATTTATTAAGTCATGGCATGTTCAATTGGAAATGAAGGAAACACATAAGAAGGAAATGGATTCAACTACCTTCATATAAAAATTTGTGAGCTTCACTATATCCTTCTTCAAGTGTTTAACGAATGGGCAGTGATTGCAGATAAACATAACCTGCGCCACCAAATCCTTATCACACATAAAATAACTGCATATATTTTAAGTGTGATGAAAcaatatcataatttttctttcaaagagAAGCCACTTTGGGAAATATCCTAACTAAAGAACTGCATGACTACTGAAAATTCATTTGCCAAGTTGGGACAATCAACTAAAGTTAAGAGGCCAAGGGTTTCCATCCAAAACTCTAACAGCAGAAAGGCCCCCAAATATTACGGTCAAATTCATTCTCTTCTGCGTTGTATTAAACTCGTACAATTCcaatatcaaacacaaacaTCTTGCATTTTTTTAGCCTAAGCAACGTACAATTCCCAGCTACCTTCACAATGATCAAGATTCTATTCTATAGCCCAGAGGACCAAACTTAACTAGTTTCTTCTCAAGCAACCTTCCATACTTTTATCACATTCTTCATGGCTGCAATCACCACTTTTGATCACTAAAAtcgaaaaactaaaatattttgtcTAGAATAGTCCAAACCATCAATctgcaaataaatattaaagcatAAATACAGGCATGCATAAaacattcaaaagaaaaaaaatgaattttggcaAATTCTCActacttcaaagttcaaaccacCGAATAACATTGAATTGCACTTTTATAGTTCGCTCCAGCAACCATTACTAAGATAAAGCAATTAAGCTAACTTTTCCAATTAAAACCACAACATCAACAAAACAAGATTTTCACATCTTaaactttgttttcctttctttcgaTTTTACATATTACAAATTGCACAGCTATTCTACATTTATTCATCAGAAAGCAAAACGTTGTGGTTTGCTCAAAATATTGGAGAAACTACTTACCAGTAAAGCAGGATATGGCTCAAAATCTTCAAGTTTCCAGGTTTTCCCAGTTAGAGGCTCTGgcaactatatatatttatataaataaaaagaacgaGTCATTAACAACAAACAGCCCCATAATTATTTGGCATTCCTACGATGAACCAAATTTATAAACATGGATGATACCTCGAAACTGGGAGCTCTAAACCCTAAGGAGACACCTTGTGACTCGGTTCTAGCAGCACGAACTTGAAGCTTCCTAGTAGGTACAGTTTTGTTTATCGCGCACTCGCGTTGCAGAGGATTAAGACCCATTTTCGAGGAATAAATCCATTTTGAGGAAACAATAATTGTGGTACTAATATTGGTTTTTGCTAGCGTGCGGGGGAGATGAGAAAATAAGCATGCGCGTGCGCCTCCTGCCATGGACGCCACACTCAGAGCAGTACAAGTGGTAGCCATGGCCGTGGCTGGGTCTCACTGATGATTGAGATTGATGGTGgtggattttcttcttccttttctcttgaCCGTTAATAATGGCGTTTCAGTTTTCTCTGGAAAAGGGTACATATGTCATTTAGACTTGGAAAAGGGTGTAATTGTGATTTACAGTCGATCACAGAGGGTCATTGTGTTTTTGTCCTTGGAATAATTGGGGCTTCGGTGGGTTGATAGAAAGTATGGGCTTTAAGAAAGCCCACGTTTATGATAAAGATCCATGATTAGGTCCAAATACAAAGttgttctatttcttttttttttaatttagaatctattttttaatttatttttcacccaaaatattcatagaaaacaaaacaaaaaacaaaaaaaagtcctttaaaaaataaaataaaagtaagatAGGTGCAGGCATGCTGGCtaggctattttttttaatgtccaaACCTATAtgggtgggttttttttttctattttatttttggttcaaaagaaattgataaaacaaattaatggagTACATAATTTAGGTAGAGGTTTAATACGCTAATCCATGATTTTcaggctattttttttatcttttaatttaaaaaaatatataatttcattcttttttgttgattatcatttttttatttaactcgaacattaaaaatgcaattttaaatttactgtTAATGATCTACCTTAGCTATTTCAGCCTTACGTTTCTGTCACGgtttttcacttttaaaaaaaacatgttttatatatataaaaaaattatcacgtGTTTGATTGTCGTATAATTGAATGAGAAATAGTCCTTGaagtaaataatttattgaatccTATAACATGCATCATATTTATCATCGCAAGTTTGTTTGGTTGACTCGATTCACTcggtttttttcaaacaaatatttttttcatcgattttatcttttaatatttagttaatttggAATTAaactttctaatttgtttttttttaagattatacccgtaaattttacaaattagcttaaattaatttaagtgaattaaatgtttttctatcttaatattagattgaaatatcatttaatttatagttaaaatcatttttttagaaagataCGTTACCAACgcccaaacatttttttttcctacaaaataaaagaaactatcAGATGGCGATTTAAAAGCTTATAtggattaaataatttttctattttaaacttAAAGGGATATTATCCCTATGGAATTGGAGGTCTCTTTCcatgtgaataaaaaaacaaagttcctGAGAGAATCTAGTGCATTTACACCTTGTACAGTGTCATGTTACTGTCTAGTCTCCTCATTAATTACTAATTAGTTTAGCGAGCATGTTTGTAATGGATaacaattgctttttaaataattttttatgttaaaatatatataaataataatttttttatttttaaaaatttatttttgatatcagcatatcaaaactatccaaaacatataaactatattaaattttaataaaaaaaaattaatttttttaaaaacacggttgAGATAATTAACATTTgatataaattgttaaaaaactGCCGTCCATACGTTACTGACAGAAgttcattttcttataaaaagagCTTGAGCTGTTCATGCTTCATAGTGAAAAATGTCGACCATACCCTTCAATGGTTAATTCTTAATTGTTTTAACAAGGAATCCGTTGTGTTCACACCGTCGTTTGTTTCTtatacatatattatatatgcTAATGATCTTAAGAAATTGTTTAATCCATTAATTATTATCTGGGAGTTCATGTCATCGATCGTCACTAGTTGCGAGCTGGGGTTGAAGCTTGGCAAGAAAGAAATTAACTCGTTCAGAAATTTAGCTAGCTAGAGTGTGTGTACCCACGATATGATATATCGGAAGGATTTTAAgttactttttaatatataaaaaataagttgtttaAGTTATGAATGTGTTTTccgatatatttttaaattagtgaatgaaaaaataatgtttatgcttaatagaatatataaaaaaaatatacaaattaataaattaataataaaaagagttatTTAAAAGGTTGAATTTAGGCTTTCATTTATTTATCCTAGAGATTAAATTTAGTTGCCAAGTAGATGtgatttttattcatataaatagaaCTTGTTTATccaaaacttaataaataaaaattaaaaataaattataataattaatctcTTCAAAGTATTATGAAAGTATATAAACGATACAAGAGAGTATTtactatatatatcaaaaaagttta
Protein-coding sequences here:
- the LOC133691383 gene encoding uncharacterized protein LOC133691383, whose translation is MATTCTALSVASMAGGARACLFSHLPRTLAKTNISTTIIVSSKWIYSSKMGLNPLQRECAINKTVPTRKLQVRAARTESQGVSLGFRAPSFELPEPLTGKTWKLEDFEPYPALLVMFICNHCPFVKHLKKDIVKLTNFYMKKGLAVVAISSNSVATHPQDGPELMAEDAKILNYPFPYLYDELQEVARDFGAVCTPEFFLFKKDGRRPFELVYHGQYDDSRPSNNVPITGRDLSLAIDCVLSGQPVSPVQKPSVGCGIKWHPGAK